In Paenibacillus sp. FSL R7-0345, a single window of DNA contains:
- a CDS encoding FUSC family protein: protein MIRITLAATLSWLAVHRLYGDHYLYFAPLAAILITQGTVKASLEKGCYRLLGIVLGGTVSLVVGRFMDISIVSILLILLIGIGVATACRINIQAVSQVGVTAVLALTFYHDHYVVWRLAETLIGVLIALLINIIVVPPKGFAKVKGLALEGSLLLADSLSRLAAGGRNGEPARDMLKRSGGLLAKSSSLQKELLHTLSHYPCRKDMRGLVQATSHLQKVHFYLQEIAEELTLLPAHYAASDRMNEVLSAAADCIALYGTRTLSDAEARRQLPECLRRARELQLSWFSELQAECPLTAIRDLGAVFSHLNRVLDVIEQADYAAVSAAPVPVRGEAARSIRLGSKGLSHKL from the coding sequence ATGATACGGATTACACTGGCCGCTACCCTCTCCTGGCTGGCCGTCCACCGCCTTTATGGCGACCATTACCTATACTTTGCACCGCTGGCTGCAATTCTGATCACTCAGGGCACAGTGAAGGCTTCACTGGAAAAAGGCTGCTACCGCCTGCTTGGCATTGTGCTTGGCGGAACAGTCAGCCTGGTTGTCGGCCGCTTCATGGATATCAGCATTGTCTCCATCCTGCTGATTCTGCTGATCGGCATCGGCGTCGCCACCGCCTGCCGGATTAATATCCAGGCTGTCTCGCAGGTTGGCGTAACTGCCGTGCTTGCACTCACCTTCTACCATGACCATTATGTCGTATGGCGGCTCGCCGAAACGCTGATCGGTGTACTCATCGCCCTCTTGATTAATATCATTGTCGTCCCGCCGAAGGGCTTCGCTAAAGTGAAGGGTCTGGCGCTTGAAGGAAGCCTGCTGCTGGCTGATTCTTTAAGCAGACTCGCTGCCGGCGGCAGAAACGGCGAGCCTGCCCGTGATATGCTGAAACGCTCCGGCGGACTGCTCGCGAAGAGCAGCAGCCTGCAGAAGGAGCTGCTGCACACGCTGTCGCACTATCCTTGCCGTAAAGATATGCGCGGGCTGGTCCAGGCTACTTCGCATTTGCAGAAGGTTCACTTTTATCTTCAGGAGATTGCCGAAGAGCTTACCCTGCTGCCTGCCCACTACGCTGCCTCGGACCGGATGAACGAGGTGTTGTCCGCAGCAGCTGACTGCATCGCCCTGTACGGCACCAGAACACTGTCTGATGCCGAAGCCCGGCGCCAGCTGCCGGAATGCCTGCGCCGGGCGCGCGAGCTGCAGCTGTCCTGGTTCTCGGAGCTGCAGGCCGAATGCCCGCTGACCGCGATCCGTGATCTCGGCGCCGTCTTTTCTCACCTGAACCGGGTGCTTGATGTAATTGAACAGGCCGAT